A single region of the Glycine max cultivar Williams 82 chromosome 20, Glycine_max_v4.0, whole genome shotgun sequence genome encodes:
- the LOC100810387 gene encoding alpha-L-fucosidase 2 isoform X6 gives MPTANRHSSELLLLHRLLLYFVVSCSLSLSLYWAVKDGERVMVRNTPQKYWWKPSLTNDEPPPRPLKVTFAEPATHWTDAIPIGNGRLGAMVWGAVPSEALQLNEDTLWTGIPGDYTNKSAQQALAEVRKLVDDRKFSEATAAAVKLSGDPSDVYQLLGDIKLEFHDSHLNYSKESYYRELDLDTATAKIKYSVGDVEFTREHFASNPDQVIVTRLSTSKPGSLSFTVYFDSKMHHDSRVSGQNQIIIEGRCPGSRIRPIVNSIDNPQGIQFSAVLDMQISKDKGVIHVLDDKKLRVEGSDWAILLLTASSSFDGPFTKPEDSKKDPASESLSRMVSVKKISYGDLYARHLADYQNLFHRVSLQLSKSSKTVSGKSVLDRRKLVSSQTNISQMGGDDTIPTSARVKSFQTDEDPSFVELLFQYGRYLLISCSRPGTQVANLQGIWNKDVEPAWDGAPHLNINLQMNYWPSLACNLHECQEPLFDFISSLSVIGKKTAKVNYEANGWVVHQVSDIWGKTSPDRGEAVWALWPMGGAWLCTHLWEHYTYTMDKVFLKNKAYPLLEGCTSFLLDWLIEGRGGLLETNPSTSPEHMFTAPDGKTASVSYSSTMDISIIKEVFSMIISAAEEGIMILLSKESPSISLNFLRQKLLEMVPLWNGQKILWTPMYIIDMFRICLDCFQDTQLVSRKLQTSVKLWKLV, from the exons ATGCCAACAGCTAACAGGCACAGCTCTGAGCTTCTCCTACTCCACAGACTTCTTCTTTACTTTGTCGTCTCATGctcattatcattatcattatattGGGCAGTGAAAGATGGAGAACGGGTTATGGTGCGCAACACCCCACAAAAGTACTGGTGGAAGCCAAGTTTAACGAATGACGAGCCTCCTCCAAGGCCATTGAAGGTTACTTTTGCTGAGCCTGCAACTCACTGGACCGATGCCATCCCCATTGGTAATGGCCGTCTTGGTGCCATGGTTTGGGGTGCCGTACCCTCAGAAGCTCTCCAGCTCAATG aggacaCACTTTGGACTGGGATTCCTGGAGACTACACCAACAAAAGTGCTCAACAGGCACTGGCTGAAGTCAGAAAGCTGGTTGATGATAGAAAATTCTCTGAAGCTACGGCAGCAGCGGTCAAGTTGTCAGGAGATCCTTCTGAT GTATACCAACTTCTCGGAGATATCAAGTTAGAGTTTCATGATTCCCATCTTAATTATTCAAAAGAGTCATATTATAGGGAGCTGGATTTGGATACTGCaacagcaaaaataaaatactctgTGGGTGATGTAGAATTTACCAGAGAACATTTTGCTTCTAATCCGGACCAAGTGATAGTGACAAGGTTATCTACAAGCAAACCTGGGTCATTATCATTTACAGTGTATTTTGATAGCAAAATGCATCATGATTCAAGGGTAAGTGGCCAAAATCAGATAATAATCGAAGGGAGATGTCCTGGCAGTAGGATCCGACCAATAGTGAATTCAATTGACAATCCACAGGGAATTCAGTTTTCTGCAGTTCTTGATATGCAGATTAGTAAAGATAAAGGGGTTATACATGTTTTGGATGACAAGAAGTTAAGGGTTGAAGGTTCAGATTGGGCTATTTTGCTTTTGacagcttcttcttcctttgatgGCCCATTTACTAAGCCCGAAGACTCTAAGAAGGATCCTGCTTCTGAGTCCCTAAGTAGAATGGTGTCtgtgaaaaaaatttcatatggTGATCTTTATGCACGCCACTTGGCTGACTATCAAAATCTATTTCACCGTGTCTCATTGCAACTCTCTAAAAGCTCCAAGACTGTTTCAGGAAAATCTGTTTTGGACAGAAGGAAATTGGTTTCCTCCCAAACTAACATCTCTCAAATGGGAGGGGATGATACCATTCCAACTTCAGCAAGAGTCAAATCTTTTCAAACTGATGAAGATCCTTCCTTTGTGGAGCTTTTGTTTCAATATGGTCGatatcttctaatctcttgttCGCGTCCTGGAACTCAGGTGGCAAACCTACAGGGTATCTGGAACAAAGATGTTGAGCCTGCATGGGA TGGTGCTCCTCACTTGAACATTAATCTTCAAATGAATTATTGGCCATCCCTTGCTTGCAACCTACACGAGTGTCAAGAGCCCTTATTTGATTTCATTTCCTCTTTGTCAGTCATTGGTAAAAAAACTGCAAAG GTGAACTATGAAGCAAATGGCTGGGTTGTACATCAAGTTTCTGACATATGgggtaaaacatcaccagatCGAGGTGAGGCTGTTTGGGCTTTATGGCCAATGGGTGGAGCTTGGCTTTGTACCCATTTATGGGAGCATTATACTTATACAATGGACAAA gtttttcttaaaaataaagcaTATCCTTTGTTGGAAGGATGCACATCATTTTTGTTGGATTGGTTGATTGAGGGCCGTGGTGGATTATTGGAAACTAACCCATCAACTTCACCAGAGCACATGTTCACTGCACCAGACGGAAAAACTGCTAGTGTGAGCTACTCATCAACCATGGACATTTCAATCATAAAAGAAGTTTTCTCTATGATCATTTCTGCTGCTGAG GAAGGCATAATGATACTATTATCAAAAGAGTCACCGAGTATCAGTCTAAACTTCCTCCGACAAAAGTTGCTAGAGATGGTTCCATTATGGAATGG GCAGAAGATTTTGTGGACCCCGATGTACATCATCGACATGTTTCGCATCTGTTTGGACTGTTTCCAGGACACACAATTAGTGTCGAGAAAACTCCAGACCTCTGTAAAGCTGTGGAAGTTAGTCTAA
- the LOC100810387 gene encoding alpha-L-fucosidase 2 isoform X3, which translates to MVRNTPQKYWWKPSLTNDEPPPRPLKVTFAEPATHWTDAIPIGNGRLGAMVWGAVPSEALQLNEDTLWTGIPGDYTNKSAQQALAEVRKLVDDRKFSEATAAAVKLSGDPSDVYQLLGDIKLEFHDSHLNYSKESYYRELDLDTATAKIKYSVGDVEFTREHFASNPDQVIVTRLSTSKPGSLSFTVYFDSKMHHDSRVSGQNQIIIEGRCPGSRIRPIVNSIDNPQGIQFSAVLDMQISKDKGVIHVLDDKKLRVEGSDWAILLLTASSSFDGPFTKPEDSKKDPASESLSRMVSVKKISYGDLYARHLADYQNLFHRVSLQLSKSSKTVSGKSVLDRRKLVSSQTNISQMGGDDTIPTSARVKSFQTDEDPSFVELLFQYGRYLLISCSRPGTQVANLQGIWNKDVEPAWDGAPHLNINLQMNYWPSLACNLHECQEPLFDFISSLSVIGKKTAKVNYEANGWVVHQVSDIWGKTSPDRGEAVWALWPMGGAWLCTHLWEHYTYTMDKVFLKNKAYPLLEGCTSFLLDWLIEGRGGLLETNPSTSPEHMFTAPDGKTASVSYSSTMDISIIKEVFSMIISAAEVLGRHNDTIIKRVTEYQSKLPPTKVARDGSIMEWAEDFVDPDVHHRHVSHLFGLFPGHTISVEKTPDLCKAVEVSLIKRGEDGPGWSTTWKASLWAHLHNSEHSYRMIKHLIVLVEPDHERDFEGGLYSNLFTAHPPFQIDANFGFSGAVAEMLVQSTMKDLYLLPALPHDKWANGCVKGLKARGGVTVNICWKEGDLLEFGLWTENQNSKVRLHYRGNVVSASLSPGRVYSYDNQLKCAKTYSLSEVNP; encoded by the exons ATGGTGCGCAACACCCCACAAAAGTACTGGTGGAAGCCAAGTTTAACGAATGACGAGCCTCCTCCAAGGCCATTGAAGGTTACTTTTGCTGAGCCTGCAACTCACTGGACCGATGCCATCCCCATTGGTAATGGCCGTCTTGGTGCCATGGTTTGGGGTGCCGTACCCTCAGAAGCTCTCCAGCTCAATG aggacaCACTTTGGACTGGGATTCCTGGAGACTACACCAACAAAAGTGCTCAACAGGCACTGGCTGAAGTCAGAAAGCTGGTTGATGATAGAAAATTCTCTGAAGCTACGGCAGCAGCGGTCAAGTTGTCAGGAGATCCTTCTGAT GTATACCAACTTCTCGGAGATATCAAGTTAGAGTTTCATGATTCCCATCTTAATTATTCAAAAGAGTCATATTATAGGGAGCTGGATTTGGATACTGCaacagcaaaaataaaatactctgTGGGTGATGTAGAATTTACCAGAGAACATTTTGCTTCTAATCCGGACCAAGTGATAGTGACAAGGTTATCTACAAGCAAACCTGGGTCATTATCATTTACAGTGTATTTTGATAGCAAAATGCATCATGATTCAAGGGTAAGTGGCCAAAATCAGATAATAATCGAAGGGAGATGTCCTGGCAGTAGGATCCGACCAATAGTGAATTCAATTGACAATCCACAGGGAATTCAGTTTTCTGCAGTTCTTGATATGCAGATTAGTAAAGATAAAGGGGTTATACATGTTTTGGATGACAAGAAGTTAAGGGTTGAAGGTTCAGATTGGGCTATTTTGCTTTTGacagcttcttcttcctttgatgGCCCATTTACTAAGCCCGAAGACTCTAAGAAGGATCCTGCTTCTGAGTCCCTAAGTAGAATGGTGTCtgtgaaaaaaatttcatatggTGATCTTTATGCACGCCACTTGGCTGACTATCAAAATCTATTTCACCGTGTCTCATTGCAACTCTCTAAAAGCTCCAAGACTGTTTCAGGAAAATCTGTTTTGGACAGAAGGAAATTGGTTTCCTCCCAAACTAACATCTCTCAAATGGGAGGGGATGATACCATTCCAACTTCAGCAAGAGTCAAATCTTTTCAAACTGATGAAGATCCTTCCTTTGTGGAGCTTTTGTTTCAATATGGTCGatatcttctaatctcttgttCGCGTCCTGGAACTCAGGTGGCAAACCTACAGGGTATCTGGAACAAAGATGTTGAGCCTGCATGGGA TGGTGCTCCTCACTTGAACATTAATCTTCAAATGAATTATTGGCCATCCCTTGCTTGCAACCTACACGAGTGTCAAGAGCCCTTATTTGATTTCATTTCCTCTTTGTCAGTCATTGGTAAAAAAACTGCAAAG GTGAACTATGAAGCAAATGGCTGGGTTGTACATCAAGTTTCTGACATATGgggtaaaacatcaccagatCGAGGTGAGGCTGTTTGGGCTTTATGGCCAATGGGTGGAGCTTGGCTTTGTACCCATTTATGGGAGCATTATACTTATACAATGGACAAA gtttttcttaaaaataaagcaTATCCTTTGTTGGAAGGATGCACATCATTTTTGTTGGATTGGTTGATTGAGGGCCGTGGTGGATTATTGGAAACTAACCCATCAACTTCACCAGAGCACATGTTCACTGCACCAGACGGAAAAACTGCTAGTGTGAGCTACTCATCAACCATGGACATTTCAATCATAAAAGAAGTTTTCTCTATGATCATTTCTGCTGCTGAG GTTTTAGGAAGGCATAATGATACTATTATCAAAAGAGTCACCGAGTATCAGTCTAAACTTCCTCCGACAAAAGTTGCTAGAGATGGTTCCATTATGGAATGG GCAGAAGATTTTGTGGACCCCGATGTACATCATCGACATGTTTCGCATCTGTTTGGACTGTTTCCAGGACACACAATTAGTGTCGAGAAAACTCCAGACCTCTGTAAAGCTGTGGAAGTTAGTCTAATTAAAAGAG GAGAGGATGGTCCAGGGTGGTCAACAACTTGGAAAGCTTCACTTTGGGCACATCTTCACAATAGTGAGCATTCATATCGCATGATAAAACACTTGATTGTCTTGGTGGAGCCTGATCATGAAAGGGATTTCGAAGGAGGACTTTACAGCAACCTGTTCACAGCACATCCCCCTTTCCAGATTGATGCAAACTTTGG TTTTTCAGGAGCAGTTGCAGAAATGCTTGTTCAAAGCACAATGAAGGACCTGTACTTGCTTCCCGCATTGCCACACGATAAATGGGCGAATGGTTGTGTGAAAGGATTAAAAGCTCGTGGTGGGGTGACAGTCAACATTTGCTGGAAAGAAGGAGATCTGCTTGAATTTGGGCTTTGGACAGAAAACCAGAATTCCAAAGTGAGACTACATTATAGAGGAAATGTGGTCTCAGCAAGTTTATCACCCGGCAGAGTTTATTCATATGATAACCAGTTGAAGTGTGCGAAGACATACTCCCTTAGTGAAGTGAATCCTTGA
- the LOC100810387 gene encoding alpha-L-fucosidase 2 isoform X4 gives MGFWFVVHKVVASVSRMANFVEDTLWTGIPGDYTNKSAQQALAEVRKLVDDRKFSEATAAAVKLSGDPSDVYQLLGDIKLEFHDSHLNYSKESYYRELDLDTATAKIKYSVGDVEFTREHFASNPDQVIVTRLSTSKPGSLSFTVYFDSKMHHDSRVSGQNQIIIEGRCPGSRIRPIVNSIDNPQGIQFSAVLDMQISKDKGVIHVLDDKKLRVEGSDWAILLLTASSSFDGPFTKPEDSKKDPASESLSRMVSVKKISYGDLYARHLADYQNLFHRVSLQLSKSSKTVSGKSVLDRRKLVSSQTNISQMGGDDTIPTSARVKSFQTDEDPSFVELLFQYGRYLLISCSRPGTQVANLQGIWNKDVEPAWDGAPHLNINLQMNYWPSLACNLHECQEPLFDFISSLSVIGKKTAKVNYEANGWVVHQVSDIWGKTSPDRGEAVWALWPMGGAWLCTHLWEHYTYTMDKVFLKNKAYPLLEGCTSFLLDWLIEGRGGLLETNPSTSPEHMFTAPDGKTASVSYSSTMDISIIKEVFSMIISAAEVLGRHNDTIIKRVTEYQSKLPPTKVARDGSIMEWAEDFVDPDVHHRHVSHLFGLFPGHTISVEKTPDLCKAVEVSLIKRGEDGPGWSTTWKASLWAHLHNSEHSYRMIKHLIVLVEPDHERDFEGGLYSNLFTAHPPFQIDANFGFSGAVAEMLVQSTMKDLYLLPALPHDKWANGCVKGLKARGGVTVNICWKEGDLLEFGLWTENQNSKVRLHYRGNVVSASLSPGRVYSYDNQLKCAKTYSLSEVNP, from the exons ATGGGATTCTGGTTTGTGGTTCATAAGGTCGTAGCTTCTGTATCTAGAATGGCTAATTTTGTTG aggacaCACTTTGGACTGGGATTCCTGGAGACTACACCAACAAAAGTGCTCAACAGGCACTGGCTGAAGTCAGAAAGCTGGTTGATGATAGAAAATTCTCTGAAGCTACGGCAGCAGCGGTCAAGTTGTCAGGAGATCCTTCTGAT GTATACCAACTTCTCGGAGATATCAAGTTAGAGTTTCATGATTCCCATCTTAATTATTCAAAAGAGTCATATTATAGGGAGCTGGATTTGGATACTGCaacagcaaaaataaaatactctgTGGGTGATGTAGAATTTACCAGAGAACATTTTGCTTCTAATCCGGACCAAGTGATAGTGACAAGGTTATCTACAAGCAAACCTGGGTCATTATCATTTACAGTGTATTTTGATAGCAAAATGCATCATGATTCAAGGGTAAGTGGCCAAAATCAGATAATAATCGAAGGGAGATGTCCTGGCAGTAGGATCCGACCAATAGTGAATTCAATTGACAATCCACAGGGAATTCAGTTTTCTGCAGTTCTTGATATGCAGATTAGTAAAGATAAAGGGGTTATACATGTTTTGGATGACAAGAAGTTAAGGGTTGAAGGTTCAGATTGGGCTATTTTGCTTTTGacagcttcttcttcctttgatgGCCCATTTACTAAGCCCGAAGACTCTAAGAAGGATCCTGCTTCTGAGTCCCTAAGTAGAATGGTGTCtgtgaaaaaaatttcatatggTGATCTTTATGCACGCCACTTGGCTGACTATCAAAATCTATTTCACCGTGTCTCATTGCAACTCTCTAAAAGCTCCAAGACTGTTTCAGGAAAATCTGTTTTGGACAGAAGGAAATTGGTTTCCTCCCAAACTAACATCTCTCAAATGGGAGGGGATGATACCATTCCAACTTCAGCAAGAGTCAAATCTTTTCAAACTGATGAAGATCCTTCCTTTGTGGAGCTTTTGTTTCAATATGGTCGatatcttctaatctcttgttCGCGTCCTGGAACTCAGGTGGCAAACCTACAGGGTATCTGGAACAAAGATGTTGAGCCTGCATGGGA TGGTGCTCCTCACTTGAACATTAATCTTCAAATGAATTATTGGCCATCCCTTGCTTGCAACCTACACGAGTGTCAAGAGCCCTTATTTGATTTCATTTCCTCTTTGTCAGTCATTGGTAAAAAAACTGCAAAG GTGAACTATGAAGCAAATGGCTGGGTTGTACATCAAGTTTCTGACATATGgggtaaaacatcaccagatCGAGGTGAGGCTGTTTGGGCTTTATGGCCAATGGGTGGAGCTTGGCTTTGTACCCATTTATGGGAGCATTATACTTATACAATGGACAAA gtttttcttaaaaataaagcaTATCCTTTGTTGGAAGGATGCACATCATTTTTGTTGGATTGGTTGATTGAGGGCCGTGGTGGATTATTGGAAACTAACCCATCAACTTCACCAGAGCACATGTTCACTGCACCAGACGGAAAAACTGCTAGTGTGAGCTACTCATCAACCATGGACATTTCAATCATAAAAGAAGTTTTCTCTATGATCATTTCTGCTGCTGAG GTTTTAGGAAGGCATAATGATACTATTATCAAAAGAGTCACCGAGTATCAGTCTAAACTTCCTCCGACAAAAGTTGCTAGAGATGGTTCCATTATGGAATGG GCAGAAGATTTTGTGGACCCCGATGTACATCATCGACATGTTTCGCATCTGTTTGGACTGTTTCCAGGACACACAATTAGTGTCGAGAAAACTCCAGACCTCTGTAAAGCTGTGGAAGTTAGTCTAATTAAAAGAG GAGAGGATGGTCCAGGGTGGTCAACAACTTGGAAAGCTTCACTTTGGGCACATCTTCACAATAGTGAGCATTCATATCGCATGATAAAACACTTGATTGTCTTGGTGGAGCCTGATCATGAAAGGGATTTCGAAGGAGGACTTTACAGCAACCTGTTCACAGCACATCCCCCTTTCCAGATTGATGCAAACTTTGG TTTTTCAGGAGCAGTTGCAGAAATGCTTGTTCAAAGCACAATGAAGGACCTGTACTTGCTTCCCGCATTGCCACACGATAAATGGGCGAATGGTTGTGTGAAAGGATTAAAAGCTCGTGGTGGGGTGACAGTCAACATTTGCTGGAAAGAAGGAGATCTGCTTGAATTTGGGCTTTGGACAGAAAACCAGAATTCCAAAGTGAGACTACATTATAGAGGAAATGTGGTCTCAGCAAGTTTATCACCCGGCAGAGTTTATTCATATGATAACCAGTTGAAGTGTGCGAAGACATACTCCCTTAGTGAAGTGAATCCTTGA